In Candidatus Acidiferrales bacterium, a single genomic region encodes these proteins:
- a CDS encoding MerR family transcriptional regulator: protein MGRNGGSLPAGKAFFKIGEVSQLTAVEPYVLRYWETEFKKLAPVKSERGQRLYRPQDVQTVLEIKRLLYQEGYTIAGARKALADSRRPVVEKPAAGSQEELLHYLRNELAAILTLLSKR from the coding sequence ATGGGTCGCAATGGCGGATCGCTTCCGGCGGGGAAAGCCTTCTTCAAAATCGGCGAGGTGAGCCAGTTGACCGCCGTCGAACCCTATGTCCTTCGCTACTGGGAAACGGAGTTCAAGAAGCTGGCCCCGGTCAAGAGCGAGCGGGGCCAGCGGCTCTACCGTCCCCAGGACGTCCAGACCGTGCTCGAAATCAAGCGCTTGCTCTATCAGGAAGGCTACACGATCGCCGGCGCCCGCAAAGCGCTGGCGGACAGCCGCCGGCCGGTCGTTGAAAAACCTGCCGCCGGCAGCCAAGAGGAGCTGCTTCACTACTTGCGCAACGAACTTGCCGCCATCTTGACTCTGCTGTCCAAAAGGTGA
- the surE gene encoding 5'/3'-nucleotidase SurE — protein sequence MRQILVTNDDGVQSPGLKALVQALSELGQVTVVAPTKEVSAQSHGLSLRRPIRFERVAERTYAVEGTPADSVILALNKIMKARPDLLVSGINRGGNMGENIYYSGTVAAAVEGTLNGIPSFAISVAHKDGEFDFEPAAAFAVKLAKRILAEELPKGVTLNVNVPQPWNNGVEITRQSNKIIKNLLVENTDPRGRRYYWLHEEVDRDRVAPGTDYAAVFAGSISITPLDLDRTNRAALNHLSHWVEELSPRSKRSSARQDLPAQSK from the coding sequence ATGCGTCAGATTCTTGTTACCAACGATGACGGAGTTCAGTCTCCGGGACTGAAGGCGCTGGTGCAGGCGCTCAGCGAACTCGGCCAGGTGACGGTGGTAGCGCCCACCAAAGAGGTGAGCGCGCAGAGCCACGGGCTGTCGCTTCGCCGGCCGATTCGCTTCGAGCGTGTCGCCGAGCGCACCTACGCGGTCGAGGGCACGCCGGCTGATTCTGTGATCCTCGCGCTCAACAAGATCATGAAGGCGCGGCCGGACCTGCTCGTGAGCGGGATTAACCGCGGCGGCAACATGGGTGAGAATATTTACTACTCGGGAACGGTAGCGGCCGCCGTGGAAGGAACGCTGAACGGAATCCCTTCCTTTGCGATTTCGGTGGCGCACAAGGACGGCGAGTTTGACTTCGAGCCGGCGGCGGCCTTTGCCGTCAAACTGGCCAAGCGCATCCTGGCCGAGGAGCTGCCCAAGGGCGTAACGCTCAACGTCAACGTGCCGCAGCCGTGGAACAACGGAGTGGAAATCACGCGGCAATCCAACAAGATCATCAAGAATTTGCTGGTCGAAAATACCGACCCGCGCGGGCGGCGCTACTATTGGCTCCACGAGGAGGTGGACCGCGACCGCGTCGCCCCCGGCACCGACTACGCCGCTGTCTTTGCCGGAAGCATTTCCATCACCCCGCTCGATCTCGACCGCACGAACAGGGCGGCGCTCAATCACCTGAGTCACTGGGTGGAGGAGCTGAGCCCGCGCAGCAAACGATCCTCAGCCCGCCAGGACTTGCCAGCCCAAAGCAAGTAG
- a CDS encoding 4Fe-4S binding protein produces the protein MLGVIILAVIGALLVVVLALWLFGERWRLLRRSTRRMVREGGFGLNAWHGYVYGRWTNQYVNLLIQSSPLTPTRLGTRSARWLSDHYHGKVLTQEHAEAIIDSKKDIPLQDLEQIIPYPTARNLVLKGPPDVAVYECACRHARAEHCQPTRVCMVIGQPFVDFILEHNPQSSRRLTQAEALVLLHAEHERGHVHSAWFKDALLNRFYAICNCCKCCCGGIEAMMKYGIPMMASSGYVADVEQDLCNLCGACVDACPFSALSADDTRLARSWELCMGCGVCVEKCPTDAMTLVREEKKGIPLDVRVLA, from the coding sequence ATGCTGGGGGTCATTATTCTTGCTGTTATTGGAGCATTGCTTGTTGTGGTCTTGGCTCTATGGCTTTTCGGCGAGCGCTGGAGGCTCTTACGCCGTTCGACCAGACGCATGGTGCGTGAGGGCGGTTTCGGGCTGAATGCGTGGCATGGGTACGTCTACGGCCGATGGACCAACCAATATGTCAACCTGCTTATCCAGTCCTCCCCTCTTACTCCAACCCGCCTGGGTACGCGAAGCGCAAGGTGGTTGTCCGATCACTATCACGGCAAGGTTCTTACGCAGGAACACGCCGAGGCGATTATCGACTCGAAAAAAGACATTCCGTTACAAGACCTGGAACAGATTATCCCCTATCCGACAGCACGGAATTTAGTCCTCAAGGGCCCGCCTGACGTGGCTGTTTACGAATGCGCCTGCCGACATGCACGGGCTGAGCACTGCCAGCCAACCCGGGTGTGCATGGTGATCGGCCAGCCGTTTGTTGACTTCATTCTGGAACACAATCCGCAAAGCAGCCGCCGGCTTACCCAAGCGGAGGCACTGGTACTCCTCCATGCCGAACACGAGCGCGGGCACGTACACTCCGCATGGTTCAAAGACGCGCTCCTGAATCGCTTCTACGCTATCTGCAACTGCTGCAAGTGCTGCTGTGGCGGCATTGAAGCCATGATGAAGTACGGCATCCCGATGATGGCCTCTTCGGGCTACGTCGCCGACGTGGAGCAAGACCTTTGCAATCTTTGCGGCGCCTGTGTGGACGCGTGTCCCTTCAGCGCCCTCTCCGCGGACGACACGCGCCTCGCGAGGAGCTGGGAGCTCTGCATGGGTTGCGGGGTGTGCGTGGAAAAGTGTCCTACCGATGCCATGACGCTGGTCCGCGAGGAGAAGAAAGGAATACCCCTCGACGTGCGGGTGCTGGCCTAG
- a CDS encoding inner membrane CreD family protein, with translation MVKRIVAIAFVFVMTAVAWAILGSTIFYRTYETDSALRGRVVSIWGAPHKQGPSTASYEQTVPKTVETIEEDRKIVRKTQERIVTPLPLESSRVDVALDLEHRRKGLLWYSTYKVAFAGAYTFRNASNQDQLVTFTLNFPTAQAIYDDLTLSLDDSPMPITNEKTAVRVTSRVAAGKAVVLKAAYRSQGLQSWRYDFGGEVAEVRDFVLKMKTNFKAIDFPENTLSASEKRETPDGWELTWTYKNLVTGFQIGMTLPEKLQPGPLAGRISYFAPISLFFFFFLMFIITTLRGIELHPMNYFFLAAAFFAFHLLLAYLVDHLSIHAAFAICSAVSIFLVVSYLRLVAGMRFALVEAGLGQLIYLVLFSYTFFLKGYTGLAVTIGSIITLFVVMQMTGRISWAEKFARKPA, from the coding sequence ATGGTCAAGCGCATCGTCGCCATCGCCTTTGTCTTCGTTATGACCGCCGTGGCCTGGGCCATCCTGGGCTCGACCATTTTCTACCGAACGTATGAGACCGACTCCGCACTGAGGGGCCGGGTGGTGTCCATCTGGGGAGCGCCGCACAAACAAGGGCCCTCGACGGCTTCCTACGAACAAACCGTGCCGAAGACGGTCGAAACCATTGAGGAGGACAGGAAGATCGTCCGCAAGACCCAGGAGCGCATCGTAACGCCGCTACCGCTTGAGAGCAGCCGCGTTGACGTTGCGCTCGACCTCGAACACCGCAGGAAGGGACTGCTCTGGTACAGCACTTACAAGGTTGCCTTCGCCGGTGCTTATACCTTCCGGAACGCCAGCAACCAAGACCAGTTGGTCACCTTCACATTGAATTTCCCGACGGCGCAAGCGATCTACGACGATTTGACGCTGAGCCTCGATGACTCGCCCATGCCCATCACAAACGAGAAGACCGCCGTCCGCGTCACCTCGCGGGTGGCGGCCGGCAAAGCGGTGGTCCTGAAGGCGGCCTACCGCTCGCAGGGACTACAGAGCTGGCGCTATGACTTCGGTGGTGAAGTGGCTGAGGTGCGTGACTTCGTGCTCAAGATGAAGACGAACTTCAAGGCGATCGACTTCCCCGAGAACACGCTTTCGGCCTCGGAGAAGCGCGAAACACCGGACGGCTGGGAACTCACCTGGACTTACAAGAACCTGGTCACCGGCTTCCAGATCGGGATGACATTGCCGGAAAAGCTGCAGCCCGGGCCGCTGGCCGGGCGAATCAGCTACTTCGCTCCGATTTCGCTCTTTTTCTTCTTCTTCCTGATGTTCATCATCACGACGCTGCGCGGCATTGAACTGCATCCGATGAACTATTTCTTCCTGGCCGCGGCGTTTTTCGCATTCCACCTGTTGCTCGCCTACTTGGTGGACCACCTCTCGATCCACGCGGCATTTGCGATTTGTTCGGCCGTTTCCATCTTTCTGGTGGTGAGCTACCTGCGGCTGGTGGCGGGCATGCGTTTCGCGCTGGTGGAAGCGGGCCTCGGGCAACTCATTTACCTGGTCTTGTTCTCTTACACGTTTTTCCTCAAGGGCTACACGGGTCTGGCCGTCACCATTGGCTCGATCATCACACTGTTTGTCGTCATGCAGATGACCGGCCGCATCAGTTGGGCGGAGAAATTCGCCAGAAAACCTGCCTGA
- a CDS encoding carboxymuconolactone decarboxylase family protein, with protein sequence MPGSSEGSGGLADFQKFHAEMNEEILGCGHLGLKRFFALDHQAYEAGALSPKIKELLGLVASTVLRCDDCITYHLVRSAEEGTTRQEMIEALNVALIVGGSITIPHLRRAFARMREIPALQT encoded by the coding sequence ATGCCAGGAAGTTCGGAAGGATCCGGAGGACTTGCCGATTTTCAGAAATTTCACGCCGAGATGAACGAGGAAATCCTGGGCTGCGGCCACCTGGGATTGAAGCGCTTTTTTGCGCTCGATCACCAGGCTTATGAAGCGGGCGCGCTCTCGCCCAAAATCAAAGAGTTGCTCGGCCTGGTGGCTTCCACGGTGCTGCGCTGCGACGATTGCATTACCTACCATCTGGTACGCTCCGCCGAAGAGGGCACGACCCGGCAAGAGATGATCGAAGCGCTGAACGTCGCCCTCATCGTGGGCGGCTCGATTACCATCCCGCACCTCCGCCGCGCCTTTGCTCGCATGCGCGAAATCCCGGCTCTTCAAACCTGA